The genomic region TGGTTTCGATCATCTCTGGTCGACCTCCGGTAACGCCGCTTTGTTGGTTGGGCTGCTGCAAAGAATGCGTAACGTCCATCACCACAGGGGCGTAAGCGCGCATCGTAGGGATGCCACGGAAGTCGACAATGAGGTCTTGGTAGCCAAACATAGTGCCGCGGTCGGTAATCAGCACGTGCTCGTTGCCAGAATCGAGCACCTTCTGCACGGCGTGCTGCATACTCTCAGGGCTCATAAACTGACCCTTCTTCAAATTGACGGTCTTGCCTGTTTTTGCAGCGGCAACCACTAAATCGGTCTGACGCACGAGGAAAGCAGGGATCTGCAGCACATCAACATAAGCGGCAGCCATTGTTGCATCGGCGATTTCGTGGATATCAGTAACGGTAGGCACCCCAAAAGTACGGCCTACCTTCTCAAGAATCTTCAAAGCCTTCTCATCACCGATGCCTGTGAAGGAATCAATGCGGCTGCGGTTGGCTTTCTTGAAGCTGCCCTTAAAAGTGTAGGGGATGTTTAGCTTATTGGTAATCTGCACGATACGCTCAGCTATGCGCATCGCCATTTCCTCGCCTTCAATGGCGCACGGACCTGCTAAGAGGAAAAAATTTTCTTCTTTATTCAACATAAATCTATCTAAAATAAAGCTTTAATATTCGTAGCAAAGAGTTTTACGGCGATCGC from Capnocytophaga haemolytica harbors:
- the kdsA gene encoding 3-deoxy-8-phosphooctulonate synthase, which encodes MLNKEENFFLLAGPCAIEGEEMAMRIAERIVQITNKLNIPYTFKGSFKKANRSRIDSFTGIGDEKALKILEKVGRTFGVPTVTDIHEIADATMAAAYVDVLQIPAFLVRQTDLVVAAAKTGKTVNLKKGQFMSPESMQHAVQKVLDSGNEHVLITDRGTMFGYQDLIVDFRGIPTMRAYAPVVMDVTHSLQQPNQQSGVTGGRPEMIETIARAAIVNNADGLFIETHFDPKNAKSDGANMLHLDLLEGLLTRLVAIRETIYNF